The genomic region CCATTATCCAGAGGTGGCAACAGGGGGACTGGTGGGGGGGATTTTCTCAGCCCAGGATCGGCAAATAGCCCCAATTCCGGTCACTCAAGCCCTCCGTCAGGCGGCCCAACACCAGGGAGCAAAGTTCCATTTCCAGGCCCAACTGGAGCCGATGGTGACTTCATCTGGTCAGGTCAGGCAATTGAGTTGGCAACATCAGGCAGATCAACAGAGCCAAGAGATTGATGTATTGGTCATCGCGGCCGGCCTGGGTTCCAGCTCCTTAACAGCAGAACTTGCGGCAACGATCCCGTTACAACCCGTGCTTGGCCAGGCCATTCATTATCGTTGTCCAACTCCCCTCACCCAAAATTGGCCGGTGATCCAAGGTCACGACATTCATTTAGTGCCGATTTTGCATAGTTCTCCAGCTAGCCCGGAGTTTTGGGTCGGGGCAACAGTCGAGTTCCCAGTGGACAGCTTCGCTCCCGAACAGCCCGATCCAGTGAAATTATCACAGCTGCAAGCCCAGGCCCTGGATTTGTTTCCCTTTTTGGCTCAAGCAGAAGTAGTCACTACTTGGTCAGGTATCCGGCCGCGACCCGTCAATCGTCCCGCCCCAATTATTGAACCCCTAGCTAACTATGAAAATGTTTATCTAGCAACAGGTCATTACCGCAATGGAATTTTATTAGCACCCATTACCGCTCAACTTATTGCTACTGAAATAACCCAAATTCTTCAACCGTAAGGATGATTCTCAAGCGAAATGACTATACCCTAGAGTCCATGATGGCTTGATACTTCTATGAATTAATCAATTGTTTCAAGATGCAAGAGTATTGATCGTGACAGTAATTAGTATGGACGAAGAATTTTTTACGGATACGCATACTTCTATCAAACAGATTATTTTTGCCCAGCATGGCATGACTGATAACAATAAATCAACGGGACATTTGGCCCGTCGTGTTGCCCCTCCTCAGTCATTAATAATTGCGCCAAATCTTGGTTACTTATCTACCCTGTTTGCTATTACCCCGTTGATTGATCGAGTGG from Pseudocalidococcus azoricus BACA0444 harbors:
- a CDS encoding NAD(P)/FAD-dependent oxidoreductase, with the protein product MRVGIIGAGIVGSTMAYELSRIPGLEIIILEKNPPNHWEATGAALGVLLGGLSQKRGGKHLQLRQASLKRWDTLISELEAITGQPLPYNRHGILELCFDCQAWTKWQGIQGDRQTQGFPLALWSVAEVQAHYPEVATGGLVGGIFSAQDRQIAPIPVTQALRQAAQHQGAKFHFQAQLEPMVTSSGQVRQLSWQHQADQQSQEIDVLVIAAGLGSSSLTAELAATIPLQPVLGQAIHYRCPTPLTQNWPVIQGHDIHLVPILHSSPASPEFWVGATVEFPVDSFAPEQPDPVKLSQLQAQALDLFPFLAQAEVVTTWSGIRPRPVNRPAPIIEPLANYENVYLATGHYRNGILLAPITAQLIATEITQILQP